One Alkaliphilus sp. B6464 genomic window carries:
- the pilM gene encoding type IV pilus assembly protein PilM produces MFNKNVISIDIGAYTTKLVVGSYRGNKVDILHIDSLNTPSNSINDGQVIDLNKVKSAIKECINNMKIKPKKVIFTLDSTAIITRELSLPCVKNEELEQILLFEVQQHFPTDLSEYVIQSKKLEDFEEDGVKKSKIVVAALPKVIVKTYLELANALELEPIALDVHFNGIAKLFENNFNINSQPKNQDQTIAIIDLGYDNINVNIIDKNISRFNRLLTIGGKEIDLNIANNFNFSLEEAQRIKLEQSTFKDDSTSSLYIAIEEVISGCIDNWLDEIQRIFKFYTSRSPENKISKIYLYGGHANLKNITKYFELFFDIPTESIDDISYIYIKNNDIKNISITTFLNAIGAIIRK; encoded by the coding sequence ATGTTTAATAAAAATGTAATATCAATCGATATTGGAGCATATACAACAAAATTAGTTGTAGGTAGTTACAGAGGTAACAAGGTGGATATCTTACATATAGACTCTTTAAATACTCCTTCAAATTCTATAAATGATGGACAAGTTATAGATTTAAATAAAGTAAAATCTGCGATTAAGGAATGTATCAATAATATGAAGATAAAACCTAAAAAAGTAATATTTACTTTAGATAGCACTGCTATTATAACTAGAGAATTATCTCTGCCATGTGTTAAAAATGAAGAATTAGAACAAATATTGCTCTTTGAAGTACAACAACACTTTCCTACCGATCTAAGTGAGTATGTAATACAGTCTAAAAAGCTAGAAGACTTTGAGGAAGATGGAGTTAAAAAATCTAAGATTGTGGTTGCTGCACTTCCTAAAGTAATTGTTAAAACCTATTTAGAATTAGCGAATGCTTTAGAATTAGAACCAATTGCTTTAGATGTACACTTTAATGGGATAGCAAAGCTTTTTGAAAATAATTTTAATATCAACAGTCAACCCAAAAATCAAGATCAGACTATTGCAATAATTGATCTAGGTTATGATAATATTAATGTTAATATTATTGATAAAAATATTTCAAGATTTAATAGGCTACTAACAATAGGTGGAAAAGAAATTGATTTAAATATAGCCAATAACTTTAATTTTTCTTTAGAAGAAGCACAAAGAATAAAATTAGAGCAGAGCACATTTAAAGATGATAGTACTTCATCTTTATACATTGCAATAGAAGAAGTTATCAGTGGCTGCATAGATAATTGGTTAGATGAAATACAAAGAATTTTCAAGTTTTATACTAGTAGAAGTCCAGAAAACAAAATTAGTAAAATATACCTATATGGTGGGCATGCTAATTTAAAAAATATTACTAAATACTTTGAGTTATTTTTTGATATTCCTACAGAAAGCATAGATGATATAAGCTATATATATATTAAAAATAATGATATCAAAAATATTTCAATAACTACATTTCTTAATGCAATAGGTGCAATAATTAGAAAGTAA
- a CDS encoding LysM peptidoglycan-binding domain-containing protein codes for MIQLLKNISKGFYDDYSKGFIMKHNDIKNPNQIKIGQKLLVSKI; via the coding sequence ATGATACAACTTTTAAAAAATATAAGTAAAGGTTTTTATGATGATTATAGTAAAGGATTTATTATGAAGCATAACGACATTAAGAATCCTAATCAAATTAAAATTGGGCAAAAGTTACTAGTATCTAAAATTTAA
- a CDS encoding prepilin peptidase → MLIVTLLLGTIIGSFLNVCIYRIPLKKSIVFPSSHCSKCNTSLRALDLVPVFSFLFIKGKCRYCGEKISYQYPLIEMLNGLLYLGVYLKFGLTLEFLAYSILCSILIVVGIIDYYHQIIPDTINIFGFVCGFIFHAINFSSFLNFLQYLFGFLVGGGFLLLIAVATKGAMGGGDIKLMAMLGFWLGWKFTLLNLFLSFILGGFISIILILLKFKDIKDMIPFGPFIVLATIITLFYGNGIISYYIMTFVAH, encoded by the coding sequence ATGCTTATTGTAACTTTATTGTTAGGCACTATAATAGGATCCTTTCTAAATGTTTGTATTTATAGAATACCATTAAAAAAGTCTATAGTATTTCCATCTTCTCATTGCTCGAAGTGTAATACTAGTTTAAGGGCCTTGGACCTAGTCCCTGTATTTAGTTTTTTATTTATAAAGGGCAAGTGTAGATACTGTGGTGAAAAAATATCTTATCAATATCCTTTAATTGAAATGCTTAACGGGTTACTTTATTTAGGCGTATATTTGAAATTTGGACTTACTCTAGAGTTTTTAGCATACTCAATTTTATGTAGCATATTGATTGTTGTAGGTATTATAGATTATTATCACCAAATTATTCCTGATACTATAAATATATTCGGATTCGTTTGTGGGTTTATTTTTCACGCTATTAATTTTAGTAGTTTTTTAAATTTCCTTCAATATTTGTTTGGATTTTTAGTTGGAGGAGGATTTTTGTTACTAATCGCTGTTGCTACTAAAGGAGCAATGGGTGGAGGAGATATAAAACTTATGGCCATGCTAGGATTTTGGTTAGGATGGAAATTTACTCTGCTTAACTTATTTCTATCATTTATACTTGGAGGTTTTATTTCAATTATACTTATTTTACTTAAGTTTAAGGATATAAAGGATATGATTCCCTTTGGACCATTTATTGTATTGGCAACTATAATAACGCTATTTTATGGGAATGGTATAATCAGTTATTATATTATGACATTTGTTGCTCATTAA
- a CDS encoding type II secretion system F family protein, whose product MPLYEYKAITDKGESLSGTYEAVNENEVIAMLRQSRHYPVKVKETVEKNSILDSSIFKSVKTKDLAILCRQFYTMLNAGIPIINCLEVLKVQTENKKLKNTLDDVYDDIQKGAAFSTSLKNHKKVFPDLLINMIEAGELSGNLDAILERMSIHYEKENKITNKIKGAMAYPLMLSTVSILVVIFLLVFVMPTFLSMFERTTLPAPTRALLFVSYSLTSYWYVYTIALILFILGFSQLYESERGKLFFDRLKFKIPVVKGATQKVVTSRFTRTLSTLLSSGIPLIQALESTAKVSGNKVVELGMRQVIDEISMGATLTNSIEKMGVFPPMVISMIQIGEDSGQLDDILDKTANFYDEETESALRKMTTLIEPLMIIVMAIIIGLIVIAMILPMFDMINTISF is encoded by the coding sequence ATGCCCCTATATGAATACAAAGCAATAACGGATAAAGGTGAGAGTCTAAGTGGTACATATGAAGCCGTTAACGAAAATGAAGTAATAGCGATGCTAAGACAAAGTAGACATTATCCGGTAAAAGTTAAAGAAACTGTTGAGAAAAACAGTATATTAGATAGTTCTATATTTAAAAGTGTAAAGACTAAAGATTTAGCTATTCTTTGTAGACAGTTTTACACGATGCTAAATGCTGGTATACCTATAATAAACTGTCTAGAAGTTTTAAAAGTTCAAACAGAAAATAAAAAGCTAAAAAATACACTAGACGATGTATATGATGATATCCAAAAAGGTGCTGCCTTTTCTACTTCCTTAAAAAATCATAAAAAGGTTTTTCCAGATCTTCTTATAAATATGATTGAAGCTGGAGAGTTAAGTGGTAATTTAGATGCAATTTTAGAAAGAATGTCGATTCATTATGAGAAGGAAAATAAAATTACTAATAAAATTAAAGGTGCTATGGCATACCCATTGATGCTATCTACAGTATCAATTTTAGTAGTAATATTTTTATTAGTATTTGTTATGCCAACTTTTTTAAGTATGTTTGAAAGAACAACACTACCAGCTCCTACAAGGGCATTACTTTTTGTTAGTTACTCATTAACTAGCTATTGGTATGTGTATACTATTGCACTTATATTATTTATTTTAGGATTTAGCCAACTGTATGAGAGTGAAAGAGGAAAACTATTTTTTGACAGACTAAAGTTTAAAATACCAGTGGTTAAAGGCGCTACACAAAAAGTAGTAACGTCACGTTTTACTAGAACCCTATCAACTTTGTTATCCAGTGGTATCCCTTTAATTCAAGCCTTAGAAAGCACCGCTAAAGTATCCGGTAATAAGGTAGTGGAATTAGGAATGAGGCAAGTGATTGATGAAATTTCTATGGGAGCTACATTGACTAATTCTATTGAAAAGATGGGTGTATTTCCACCAATGGTTATTTCTATGATTCAAATCGGCGAGGACTCTGGACAATTAGATGACATATTGGATAAAACAGCTAACTTCTATGATGAAGAAACGGAAAGTGCATTGCGAAAAATGACAACGTTGATTGAGCCTTTAATGATTATTGTTATGGCTATTATTATAGGCCTAATTGTAATAGCAATGATTTTACCTATGTTTGATATGATAAATACAATATCTTTCTAA
- a CDS encoding prepilin-type N-terminal cleavage/methylation domain-containing protein, with protein MANNKMEYSRLYNLNLIKNNKGYTFIELLLVLALLGIFMLIINSLNILGLKTFNFASYQGNLQQNLRLATNFITKETRFASDVQILNLSLPALITEMEKTDNEYHYIYLENNVLKYRYKDKSNYVADEIKELYFNKSTKNILKFDMLGENSAPNYKLGTEVVILNMPRNKEILNSDGVAIRYKKVIPDFPIDEDPSKWDQCVIFTNTIKLTNGSASVIGENASIIINGENNNTVSLGGNTNISVKELYIKGNLVMEGSASIGSTAMGGTTYIDGNITLDGNPIVYDQLYYTKNLNTQHWIDIPAIKTDEIKFPDVSMPKFKDKEWYIEKGYSNNTTHQNGMRYYGSTYLFPTWNSYSDVVIVSSGDIILSGNVSVSGILFAPNGKVITGGSANFSGIIIAEEVVLGSSAPIIFKSFNTEDLPF; from the coding sequence ATGGCAAATAATAAAATGGAATATAGTAGGCTATATAATTTAAACTTAATAAAAAACAATAAAGGGTACACATTTATTGAATTATTGCTGGTTTTAGCATTGCTAGGAATTTTTATGCTGATAATTAATTCTTTGAACATACTAGGGCTTAAAACTTTCAATTTTGCGTCATACCAAGGAAATCTACAACAAAATCTTCGACTAGCTACTAATTTTATAACAAAAGAAACTCGATTTGCTTCAGATGTTCAAATACTTAATTTAAGCTTACCAGCGCTTATAACTGAAATGGAAAAAACAGATAATGAATACCATTATATTTATTTAGAAAACAATGTCTTAAAATATAGATATAAGGATAAATCTAATTATGTTGCAGATGAAATAAAAGAACTGTATTTTAACAAAAGTACTAAAAATATTTTGAAATTTGATATGCTAGGTGAGAATAGTGCTCCTAATTATAAATTAGGAACGGAAGTTGTAATTTTGAATATGCCTCGAAATAAAGAAATTTTAAATTCAGATGGTGTTGCAATTCGATACAAAAAAGTGATTCCTGATTTTCCTATAGATGAGGACCCTAGTAAATGGGATCAATGTGTAATTTTTACAAATACTATTAAACTTACAAATGGTAGTGCAAGTGTTATCGGAGAGAATGCATCTATTATTATTAATGGAGAAAATAACAACACTGTAAGCCTAGGAGGCAATACCAATATTTCTGTAAAGGAACTTTATATCAAAGGTAACTTAGTTATGGAAGGAAGTGCAAGTATTGGAAGTACTGCTATGGGAGGAACAACTTATATAGATGGAAACATAACACTGGATGGAAACCCTATAGTCTATGATCAGCTATATTATACTAAAAATTTAAATACACAACACTGGATTGATATTCCAGCTATTAAAACAGATGAAATCAAATTTCCAGATGTAAGTATGCCAAAGTTTAAAGATAAAGAATGGTATATAGAAAAAGGTTACTCAAACAATACTACCCATCAAAATGGTATGAGATATTATGGTAGCACATATTTATTTCCTACTTGGAACAGTTATTCTGATGTTGTTATAGTTAGTAGTGGAGACATAATTCTATCAGGAAATGTTTCGGTAAGTGGAATACTTTTTGCTCCAAATGGTAAGGTCATTACTGGAGGATCTGCCAATTTCTCAGGAATAATAATAGCTGAAGAAGTTGTTCTAGGAAGTTCAGCTCCCATAATTTTTAAATCTTTTAATACAGAAGATTTACCTTTTTAA
- a CDS encoding type IV pilus twitching motility protein PilT encodes MDIINLLKIAIDLKASDLHITVAVPPIVRVNGKLQKIDNQPITPEISAKLIKDVLTQEELNKLDAKGELDLSFAYSGLGRFRVNAFKQRGSYSMALRVVALNIPTIEELGLPIITKELARKQRGLILVTGPTGSGKSTTLAAMVDLINDERNCHILTLEDPIEYLHKHKKSIVNQREIGNDSISFANALRSALRQDPDVILVGEMRDLETISTAITAAETGHLVLSTLHTLGAAKTVDRIIDVFPPHQQQQIKIQLSSVLEGVISQQLIPRADGTGRIGAYEVMATTPAIRNLIREGKSHQIQTSIQTGVKFGMRAMDQSITELYKKGLVSKEWAFASAVDQDFITRSIGL; translated from the coding sequence ATGGATATTATTAACCTACTAAAAATAGCAATTGATTTAAAGGCTTCAGACTTACACATTACTGTAGCTGTACCTCCGATAGTTAGAGTGAATGGGAAACTACAAAAGATAGATAATCAACCAATAACTCCTGAAATATCTGCTAAATTAATAAAGGATGTACTGACACAAGAGGAACTGAATAAATTAGATGCTAAGGGAGAGCTGGATCTATCCTTCGCCTATTCTGGGTTAGGTAGATTTAGAGTAAATGCTTTTAAACAAAGAGGGAGTTACAGTATGGCATTGAGGGTAGTGGCTCTTAATATACCAACCATAGAAGAGTTAGGCTTACCTATAATAACTAAGGAGTTAGCAAGAAAGCAGAGGGGACTAATATTAGTTACAGGACCAACGGGTAGTGGAAAATCTACCACTTTAGCCGCTATGGTTGATCTTATCAATGATGAAAGAAACTGCCATATACTAACATTAGAAGATCCAATAGAATACTTACATAAACATAAAAAAAGTATAGTTAATCAGAGGGAAATTGGAAATGATTCAATTAGTTTTGCTAATGCCCTGCGTTCAGCCTTAAGACAGGATCCGGACGTAATTTTAGTTGGGGAGATGCGGGACTTAGAAACAATCAGTACAGCTATTACGGCAGCTGAAACAGGACATCTAGTTTTGTCTACACTTCACACTTTAGGAGCTGCAAAAACTGTTGATAGAATTATAGATGTATTTCCACCTCATCAGCAACAACAGATTAAGATTCAGTTATCTTCTGTTTTAGAAGGGGTAATATCACAACAATTAATTCCTAGAGCAGATGGAACAGGACGTATAGGAGCTTACGAAGTGATGGCAACTACACCAGCTATAAGGAATTTAATTCGTGAGGGTAAGAGTCATCAAATCCAGACCTCAATACAAACTGGGGTTAAATTTGGTATGCGAGCTATGGATCAATCTATTACAGAGTTATATAAAAAAGGGTTAGTATCAAAAGAATGGGCATTTGCTAGTGCAGTAGATCAAGATTTTATTACAAGATCCATAGGACTTTAA
- a CDS encoding type II secretion system protein, with product MIRMFSKRMKNQKGFTLVELIVVIAILGILGAIAVPKFGGFKETAAEKADEATMDVIRNAVMIALANGDIEVTGEADGTITINTTEDPITFKEVNITTANGNKLEDIMTDLLGTKLKAQVTSKTGFTVTITKIGDVEVESNPL from the coding sequence ATGATTAGAATGTTTAGTAAAAGGATGAAAAATCAGAAAGGATTTACACTAGTTGAACTAATAGTTGTTATCGCCATTTTAGGTATTTTAGGGGCTATAGCGGTTCCGAAGTTTGGTGGATTTAAAGAAACAGCAGCAGAAAAAGCTGACGAGGCTACTATGGATGTAATTAGAAATGCTGTGATGATTGCCCTTGCTAATGGAGATATAGAAGTAACAGGAGAAGCAGACGGCACTATTACTATAAATACTACAGAAGATCCGATAACATTTAAAGAAGTCAATATTACCACTGCTAATGGTAATAAACTTGAAGATATTATGACAGATTTACTTGGTACTAAATTAAAAGCACAAGTAACTAGTAAAACTGGGTTTACTGTTACTATCACGAAAATAGGGGATGTAGAAGTAGAGTCTAATCCTTTGTAA
- a CDS encoding GspE/PulE family protein, which yields MSGKTKRLGDLLIEAGLIEQEQLEKALELQKVTFKKLGELLIDEGFVKESQIIEVLEFQLGIPHLDLEKYFINPEMPRLISEKLARRHMLIPVKKERGNLIVAMSDPLNIFAVDDIKIATGLEVIPAISTRQNIENAINRYYGSESAENAIEEFKREYKMPDLDDLEAQDTLDISNAPMVRLVNSFIKQAVRLNASDIHLEPYEKTLRLRFRIDGDLQEIMSIAKSAHQAIISRIKILGRMDIAEKRIPQDGRVEMVIDGRDIDMRISILPTVYGEKAVIRLLDRSSVVISKEQLGFTQDNFKIFDEIIKSPHGIILVTGPTGSGKTTTLYAALKELNNVARNIITIEDPVEYRLEGVNQVQVSNKAGLTFASGLKAILRQDPDIVMVGEIRDGETAHIAVRAAITGHLVLSTMHTNDTASTVTRFTDMGIESYLVSSSVIGVVAQRLIKKICPYCRESYHSTSVDKKILDIEENVLLHRGKGCNVCNYTGYKGRQAVQEIMRVDEAIRALIDERSSIDKIRKKALENGMTSLKENCKQLIFQGITTVEELARIAYGLE from the coding sequence ATGAGTGGGAAAACTAAACGTTTAGGGGATTTATTAATAGAAGCCGGACTAATTGAGCAGGAGCAGCTTGAAAAAGCATTAGAGCTCCAGAAGGTTACTTTTAAAAAACTTGGTGAGCTCCTAATTGATGAAGGTTTTGTTAAAGAAAGTCAAATTATTGAGGTGCTAGAATTTCAATTAGGGATTCCTCACTTAGATTTGGAGAAGTATTTTATTAATCCAGAGATGCCTAGACTAATTAGCGAAAAATTAGCAAGACGACATATGTTAATTCCTGTAAAAAAAGAGCGAGGTAATTTAATAGTAGCTATGTCAGACCCTTTAAATATTTTTGCTGTAGACGATATTAAAATAGCTACTGGATTAGAAGTTATACCTGCCATCTCAACAAGACAAAACATTGAAAATGCTATTAATAGATATTATGGTAGCGAAAGTGCAGAAAATGCGATAGAGGAGTTTAAAAGAGAATATAAAATGCCAGATTTAGATGATCTAGAAGCACAGGACACCCTAGATATTAGCAATGCACCAATGGTTAGGCTGGTTAACTCCTTTATTAAGCAAGCTGTTAGACTAAATGCTAGTGATATCCACTTAGAACCTTATGAGAAAACATTAAGACTTCGTTTTAGAATAGATGGAGACTTGCAAGAAATCATGTCTATTGCTAAATCAGCCCATCAGGCAATAATATCAAGAATAAAAATACTTGGTAGGATGGATATTGCAGAAAAAAGGATTCCGCAAGATGGTAGAGTTGAAATGGTAATTGATGGTAGAGATATTGATATGCGTATTTCGATATTGCCAACAGTGTACGGGGAGAAGGCTGTAATACGTCTATTAGATAGAAGCAGTGTTGTTATTTCTAAGGAGCAACTTGGATTTACACAAGATAATTTTAAAATATTTGATGAAATTATTAAAAGTCCACATGGTATTATTTTGGTTACAGGCCCAACTGGTAGTGGGAAAACAACAACTTTATATGCTGCTTTAAAAGAATTAAATAATGTGGCTCGTAATATTATTACAATAGAAGATCCGGTTGAGTATAGGTTGGAAGGGGTTAATCAAGTGCAGGTCAGCAATAAAGCAGGATTAACCTTTGCTAGTGGACTTAAGGCAATTTTAAGACAAGATCCTGATATTGTTATGGTCGGAGAAATTAGAGATGGAGAGACAGCTCATATTGCAGTGAGGGCTGCCATCACAGGTCATCTTGTACTAAGCACAATGCATACTAATGATACAGCCTCAACTGTGACAAGATTTACTGACATGGGTATTGAATCATACCTTGTTTCTTCCTCGGTTATTGGGGTCGTAGCGCAAAGATTAATAAAAAAAATATGTCCTTATTGTAGAGAATCTTATCATTCAACATCAGTGGATAAAAAAATACTAGATATAGAAGAAAATGTATTACTACATAGGGGAAAGGGATGTAATGTTTGTAATTACACAGGCTACAAAGGAAGACAGGCGGTTCAAGAAATTATGCGTGTCGATGAAGCAATACGAGCATTAATTGATGAAAGATCAAGTATAGATAAGATTAGAAAGAAGGCATTAGAAAATGGGATGACTTCTTTAAAAGAAAATTGCAAACAGCTTATATTCCAGGGTATAACAACTGTTGAAGAACTTGCTCGTATAGCCTATGGTTTAGAATAG
- a CDS encoding PilW family protein — protein sequence MKELSNQKGFTLVELIITLAVIGLVIVILSALYVNSYKLIVYSGEKVQVICDLQKQVEDIIGDQSYDVGESKTLHISFPNISRTISIDGKEVKFEKEYGNKKIALFYFIPYK from the coding sequence ATGAAAGAATTAAGTAACCAAAAAGGATTTACATTAGTAGAACTTATAATTACCCTAGCAGTTATAGGTTTAGTTATTGTTATATTGTCTGCTCTTTATGTGAATAGTTATAAACTAATTGTTTATTCAGGAGAAAAGGTTCAGGTTATATGTGATTTACAAAAACAAGTGGAAGACATCATAGGTGATCAAAGTTATGATGTGGGTGAAAGCAAAACACTACACATAAGCTTTCCAAATATATCAAGGACTATTTCAATTGATGGCAAAGAAGTAAAATTTGAAAAAGAATATGGGAATAAAAAAATTGCCTTATTTTATTTTATACCATATAAATGA
- a CDS encoding PilN domain-containing protein — protein MRDFNFFEPYLTKQNRLLKSQLVIYIPIFIVILALVITPIVNQLIIKRMKDQTMLISAIVNSEELQEEMKKISNEKKQIQELEDYYKTLESIDSEMVKIDIINDLFLQTITDRVPEEMFFQNINISQSSIQITGIAKNNASIAEFEHNLRELTYFENIFVSNISTNTGGYVFTISFQIKGGIDDETN, from the coding sequence ATGAGAGATTTCAACTTTTTTGAGCCATATTTAACAAAACAAAATCGGCTGTTAAAGAGTCAATTAGTTATATATATTCCTATTTTTATTGTTATTCTTGCTTTGGTTATTACACCAATAGTTAACCAATTAATTATAAAAAGAATGAAAGATCAAACTATGCTTATAAGTGCTATAGTAAATTCTGAAGAGCTCCAAGAAGAAATGAAAAAAATTAGCAATGAGAAAAAACAAATACAAGAACTCGAGGATTACTATAAAACTTTAGAGTCTATAGATAGTGAAATGGTAAAAATTGATATAATAAATGATCTATTTTTACAAACAATTACCGATAGAGTACCTGAAGAGATGTTTTTTCAAAATATTAATATTAGTCAAAGCTCCATACAAATTACTGGCATTGCAAAAAACAATGCGTCTATAGCAGAGTTTGAACATAATCTAAGAGAACTTACTTATTTTGAGAATATATTTGTTTCTAATATTTCTACAAATACTGGAGGTTATGTATTTACAATCTCTTTTCAAATAAAAGGTGGGATTGACGATGAAACTAACTAA
- a CDS encoding pilus assembly PilX N-terminal domain-containing protein, which translates to MHLNNQNGSSLSLILVIMLVLTILGSTLLFLNTSEVRQVSREEKKVQAYYIAKSGAEAIAEYIIDGSNNLDEDEFESLVLDLIRSEKSNPVSFGNGIVEIDISGEISELNIVSIGKIDSVTNAITITLKKVGTNYYKIFSEYKN; encoded by the coding sequence ATGCATCTAAACAATCAAAATGGTTCCTCACTTTCTCTCATATTAGTTATAATGCTTGTTCTAACTATTTTAGGTTCAACGCTTTTATTTTTAAATACTTCTGAAGTCCGTCAAGTATCTAGGGAAGAAAAGAAAGTGCAAGCCTACTATATTGCAAAGTCAGGAGCAGAAGCTATTGCAGAATATATTATTGATGGTTCAAATAACTTAGATGAAGATGAGTTTGAGAGTTTGGTTCTAGATTTAATTAGATCAGAAAAATCGAATCCTGTCAGCTTCGGAAATGGTATTGTAGAAATAGATATTTCTGGAGAAATATCAGAGCTCAATATTGTATCTATAGGAAAAATAGATAGTGTTACTAATGCTATAACAATAACATTAAAAAAAGTAGGAACAAATTATTATAAAATTTTTTCAGAGTATAAAAATTAG